In a single window of the Phycisphaerae bacterium genome:
- a CDS encoding LamG domain-containing protein, whose protein sequence is IGFGDTTTRGQGTVYFEDIQIYATRCALVERDADFVPFDYAPSGVPAGDCVIDYLEIEAMADAWLNRDALIKTRNPSLNGGPVVYYPLNEGDGNRVYTDPCDSRWKGTFWNSATTPPSDFGTTWATPGYDGNALNPCIYVAGLQGSRVQCGTTYRELNLGPGNLGIGVQRPTDVNAITVSVWARWLGPRLWDDYLRSKGQGLLGKRGGYGENAMIWTFWISQDPGVEGALGLGHYASGDTATPDLVTNGGLLNSFIGQWVHLAASFPHPPTATDANSQAKLYLNGGQVDSGPWRFSHGYDPNIFLTIGQTSDQNGWSNSPASFYGYIDEVRIYNRCLEPNEVAYLADLTPEDGSLWVPIPSLAEIYDANETPPYIGEQAKGQRRINFKDFALLVDKWLTEQMYPR, encoded by the coding sequence TATCGGCTTCGGCGATACAACCACCAGAGGCCAAGGCACAGTGTACTTTGAGGATATTCAGATTTATGCTACCAGATGCGCCCTTGTGGAGCGCGATGCCGACTTTGTTCCCTTTGACTACGCTCCATCTGGCGTCCCTGCCGGTGACTGCGTGATAGACTATCTCGAGATTGAGGCAATGGCAGACGCCTGGCTTAACAGGGATGCGCTTATTAAGACGCGCAACCCGAGCCTTAACGGCGGTCCTGTTGTGTACTACCCGCTGAACGAGGGAGACGGCAACAGGGTATATACTGATCCCTGCGATTCTCGATGGAAAGGAACCTTCTGGAACAGTGCTACTACCCCGCCAAGTGATTTCGGCACCACATGGGCGACACCCGGCTACGATGGCAATGCGCTTAACCCCTGCATCTACGTGGCCGGCCTACAGGGTTCCAGGGTTCAGTGCGGCACAACCTATCGTGAGTTAAATCTTGGACCTGGTAACCTCGGAATTGGCGTCCAACGTCCAACAGATGTTAACGCGATAACCGTTTCTGTGTGGGCTAGGTGGTTAGGACCCCGCCTATGGGACGATTATCTGCGCAGCAAGGGTCAGGGCCTACTGGGTAAAAGAGGCGGTTATGGTGAAAACGCCATGATATGGACGTTCTGGATTAGTCAGGACCCTGGTGTTGAAGGTGCATTAGGTCTTGGGCATTATGCATCTGGTGACACTGCCACACCCGATTTGGTTACTAATGGTGGTTTACTGAATTCGTTTATTGGTCAGTGGGTACACTTAGCTGCTTCGTTCCCACATCCTCCAACGGCGACAGACGCAAACAGCCAAGCCAAACTTTATCTCAATGGCGGCCAAGTAGATTCCGGTCCGTGGAGGTTTAGTCACGGGTATGATCCCAATATATTCTTGACAATAGGCCAAACCAGTGATCAAAATGGCTGGTCGAACAGCCCTGCATCATTTTATGGCTACATCGACGAAGTCCGCATCTACAATCGCTGTCTGGAGCCCAATGAGGTAGCATATCTGGCTGACCTGACTCCTGAAGACGGCTCGCTGTGGGTTCCGATACCATCACTTGCTGAGATATATGATGCTAATGAAACACCTCCGTACATTGGTGAGCAAGCGAAAGGCCAACGAAGGATTAACTTCAAAGACTTTGCCCTTCTGGTTGATAAATGGCTTACCGAGCAGATGTATCCTCGCTAA
- the murJ gene encoding murein biosynthesis integral membrane protein MurJ — translation MNTKLHDEHTEREHFFSSAKTIAVITLISRIFGMLRDMAITSLGANRLTDAYGLAFQIPNLFRRLFGEGALTSAFVPVFTETTENSGFEKACKLLSNAFALLAVVLTAIMLVVEIVFLITAFLPGPEDRKLLMVLASIMFPYMVTVCLLAMGSAALNCRGHFAYPAAAPIILNIFGIVAAWWVAPTLREELSDRLIIVAISVTSAGVVQLAAVLWLLGKSGFSLKLRLKPVEEGIRPMVKLLAPVLLGLGFLQISELLATIISWNLTAVSANPTINIFGWVLQRPLAPGVIVRVNAARALYQFPMGVLAIPVGVAVFPLLTRYAARGDISNLRESINRALRLALMEGIATGVGLFILAEPIIKLIYTRRNFTAADAEQSAFILKMYAVGMAAYCSYQILTRAFYSFKDTITPLKISSWLVFLNLGMLVPMLWIPSLGAGAFGLSTTITFTLNVIVLAYLLRKRLGLFGGRKILISVIRTVIGCAVMAAVVYLLRYKLGDVRNWIVVAVCVPAGAITFFAMVWLLGAPELGELMGGIKAAKEQETGISQ, via the coding sequence ATGAACACAAAACTCCATGATGAACATACAGAACGGGAACACTTCTTCAGTTCCGCCAAAACAATTGCGGTCATAACGCTGATTTCACGGATATTCGGTATGCTTCGTGATATGGCGATTACGTCACTTGGCGCTAACCGGCTCACCGATGCGTACGGTCTGGCTTTCCAGATTCCGAATTTATTTCGACGATTGTTCGGCGAAGGCGCTTTGACTTCGGCGTTTGTGCCGGTGTTTACGGAGACAACCGAGAATAGCGGATTTGAAAAGGCGTGCAAACTTCTTTCAAACGCATTTGCGCTTTTGGCGGTAGTACTGACGGCGATTATGCTGGTGGTTGAAATCGTTTTTCTGATTACGGCATTTTTGCCGGGACCGGAAGACCGGAAACTTCTGATGGTGCTGGCGTCAATCATGTTTCCGTATATGGTTACCGTATGCCTGCTGGCGATGGGTTCAGCGGCGCTTAACTGCAGGGGACACTTCGCATATCCGGCAGCGGCACCGATTATACTCAACATCTTCGGAATTGTTGCCGCCTGGTGGGTAGCACCGACTTTAAGGGAGGAGTTATCTGACAGATTAATAATTGTCGCCATCAGTGTGACATCTGCGGGAGTCGTCCAGCTTGCGGCGGTTTTATGGCTCCTCGGCAAAAGCGGTTTTTCGCTGAAGCTGCGATTAAAGCCCGTGGAAGAGGGCATAAGGCCTATGGTGAAATTGCTGGCGCCTGTGTTGCTTGGGCTGGGGTTTTTACAGATTTCGGAATTATTAGCTACGATAATCTCATGGAATTTAACCGCGGTTTCTGCGAATCCGACAATTAACATATTCGGCTGGGTATTACAACGTCCGTTGGCTCCCGGAGTTATTGTGCGGGTCAACGCTGCGAGGGCGCTGTATCAGTTTCCTATGGGGGTTCTGGCAATCCCGGTGGGCGTAGCGGTCTTTCCGCTGCTGACGCGTTATGCGGCTAGAGGGGACATTAGTAATCTGCGTGAAAGCATCAACCGCGCTTTGCGGCTGGCATTGATGGAGGGAATAGCAACCGGCGTGGGACTATTTATTCTGGCGGAACCGATTATAAAACTTATTTATACCCGAAGGAATTTTACGGCAGCGGATGCTGAACAATCGGCTTTTATTCTTAAAATGTATGCGGTCGGTATGGCGGCTTACTGCAGCTATCAGATATTGACGCGGGCATTTTATTCATTCAAAGATACGATTACGCCGCTGAAGATTTCCTCCTGGCTTGTGTTTTTGAATTTAGGGATGCTGGTACCTATGCTGTGGATACCATCATTGGGCGCCGGCGCCTTTGGGCTTTCAACAACAATTACTTTTACCCTTAATGTGATTGTTTTAGCGTATCTGCTGCGGAAACGGCTGGGGCTTTTCGGAGGCCGAAAAATACTGATAAGTGTTATCCGCACGGTTATCGGTTGTGCGGTTATGGCAGCGGTGGTGTATCTATTGCGATATAAGCTTGGGGATGTGCGGAACTGGATTGTGGTTGCGGTCTGCGTACCAGCCGGCGCGATTACCTTCTTTGCGATGGTTTGGCTTCTTGGGGCGCCGGAACTGGGAGAGCTAATGGGCGGCATAAAAGCAGCAAAAGAGCAGGAAACAGGCATTTCACAATAA
- a CDS encoding FtsW/RodA/SpoVE family cell cycle protein translates to MAVRLTLLAATLTLVVIGIATIYSIGNPVLSAVAGQTGDVGDSIRRSTSEGGLWKKQVVFAGIGMVGFIAANLINYRRLGAISGGIYIFTLILLAVLLLDTVIDLPFVPVINSSRRWIKIGASSAFLQIQPSEFCKLTYILALAWYLRYRSNYRNFSALIGPFVLTLLPMVLILLEPDLGTVLLMMPILFTMLFVAGAKAKHLLIIVLLALLFSPLLWREMRPYQRLRVSSVLLQSKWLQQKAEQYPLLGKFLVGKKFSASQMENEWGYHLTRSKFAVASGGLTGYGFRQGPFIKYDFLVHRHNDFIFSVIAHQWGFLGCLGLLGLYVIIISCGLEIAEHNTDPFGRLLAVGIVAMFAVEVIVNIGMTVGLMPITGLTLPLVSYGGSSLLVSLASVGLLNNIGRCRPFTTP, encoded by the coding sequence ATGGCCGTGAGACTAACGCTGCTGGCGGCCACTTTAACGCTGGTCGTGATAGGAATAGCCACCATTTATTCCATCGGAAATCCCGTCTTATCCGCCGTCGCCGGCCAAACCGGCGATGTGGGTGATTCTATCCGCCGCAGCACAAGCGAGGGCGGACTCTGGAAAAAGCAGGTCGTATTCGCCGGGATAGGTATGGTTGGCTTCATCGCGGCCAACCTCATAAATTACCGCCGACTGGGGGCAATAAGCGGCGGGATATATATCTTCACGCTGATACTCTTAGCTGTGTTACTGCTCGATACAGTTATAGACCTCCCCTTCGTTCCAGTTATTAACTCCTCTCGCAGATGGATAAAAATCGGAGCATCCTCCGCTTTTCTACAGATCCAGCCATCAGAATTTTGCAAGCTCACTTACATACTCGCTCTTGCCTGGTATCTCAGATACCGCAGCAACTATCGTAATTTCAGCGCCCTAATCGGCCCTTTTGTTTTGACTCTGCTGCCGATGGTTTTGATTTTGCTCGAACCGGATTTGGGAACGGTGCTTCTGATGATGCCGATTTTGTTCACAATGCTCTTCGTAGCTGGGGCGAAAGCCAAACACCTGTTGATTATAGTCCTGCTGGCCTTACTGTTTAGTCCCCTGCTGTGGCGGGAAATGAGACCTTACCAGCGACTCAGAGTGAGCAGCGTCCTGCTGCAAAGCAAATGGCTCCAGCAAAAAGCCGAACAATATCCCCTTCTGGGCAAATTCCTCGTCGGCAAAAAATTCAGCGCATCGCAGATGGAGAATGAGTGGGGTTATCATTTGACACGCTCGAAATTCGCGGTCGCCTCCGGCGGATTGACAGGATACGGCTTCCGGCAAGGCCCCTTTATCAAGTATGATTTTCTCGTCCATAGACACAACGATTTTATATTCTCTGTAATCGCCCACCAGTGGGGATTTCTCGGCTGCCTGGGTCTGCTGGGGCTTTATGTGATTATCATCAGCTGCGGTCTGGAAATCGCAGAGCACAATACCGACCCGTTCGGCAGATTGCTTGCTGTCGGAATTGTGGCGATGTTTGCTGTCGAGGTCATCGTCAACATAGGTATGACTGTGGGGCTGATGCCTATCACTGGCTTGACTTTGCCGCTGGTAAGTTATGGCGGTTCGAGCCTGCTGGTCAGTTTGGCTTCTGTAGGTTTATTAAATAACATCGGAAGATGCCGGCCTTTTACTACCCCTTAG
- a CDS encoding PASTA domain-containing protein encodes MRKFVLLFFVALFMTVPAMAASTVDITCTEAVIGDVNWVTVSYTSDINRIRAFGLDINVPGGSIIDVCDINPNYRIYPGQISIVDGDVNDYYTPYDACDLADHNNVITLEMGSLYTTDSNYELTPNAGYNMIPGLSGTLLKFAYQDANCYIIDVNALRGGIVMEDPNEAPSLDSPLYATDCGGLCTMPNLIGEDKDDVDAILAAAGFPAGNGTGVNSCETLDEVLSQDQTAGTEIDCATVVNYTYSLYQTVVPDVIGMTQAAAEAAITAAGLTVGTITEGDGGATTIGNVYAQSPTDGGTVVACGTTVDISVAAYCMKSTHPDYAKWVAQGRPKCWCYSKQCRGDMSGAKEGVFWVSNTDKDIMVLYLNKYPNAPAPFAGACADLNHTKTGLFWVENTDKALMLPYFNKPAIPPDCDATYINFWCTPGSTGLGCP; translated from the coding sequence ATGAGGAAATTTGTATTATTATTTTTTGTTGCGCTGTTTATGACTGTACCGGCAATGGCAGCGTCAACAGTTGACATCACCTGTACTGAGGCAGTTATAGGCGATGTAAACTGGGTTACTGTGTCGTATACCAGCGACATAAACCGGATTCGGGCGTTCGGCCTGGATATCAATGTCCCAGGGGGTAGTATCATAGATGTGTGTGATATAAATCCGAATTACAGGATTTACCCCGGTCAGATTAGTATCGTTGACGGTGACGTTAACGACTACTACACGCCTTATGACGCCTGCGACCTCGCGGACCATAATAATGTTATCACCCTTGAAATGGGTTCGCTTTACACAACTGACTCGAATTACGAATTAACCCCGAATGCAGGCTACAATATGATACCGGGGTTGAGCGGGACACTTCTGAAGTTCGCCTATCAAGATGCTAACTGTTACATTATTGACGTAAACGCACTTCGCGGCGGCATTGTTATGGAAGACCCAAATGAAGCGCCGAGCCTGGATAGCCCCCTTTACGCCACCGATTGTGGAGGGCTGTGCACTATGCCTAACCTAATAGGTGAAGATAAAGACGATGTGGACGCTATCCTTGCGGCGGCTGGTTTCCCAGCAGGTAATGGAACGGGCGTGAATAGCTGCGAGACTTTAGATGAGGTTCTCTCTCAGGACCAAACCGCTGGCACGGAGATTGACTGTGCTACGGTGGTTAATTATACGTATTCGCTGTATCAGACGGTTGTGCCGGACGTTATTGGTATGACACAGGCTGCTGCAGAAGCAGCTATTACTGCTGCCGGTCTCACTGTTGGCACTATAACTGAGGGAGACGGCGGCGCCACAACGATAGGCAATGTGTATGCCCAGAGCCCGACTGATGGCGGAACAGTTGTTGCTTGCGGTACGACAGTGGATATCAGCGTGGCTGCTTACTGCATGAAGTCAACGCATCCTGACTATGCCAAGTGGGTAGCGCAGGGCAGGCCGAAGTGCTGGTGCTATTCCAAGCAGTGCCGTGGCGACATGAGCGGTGCGAAAGAGGGAGTATTCTGGGTTAGTAATACAGATAAGGATATAATGGTGTTGTATTTGAACAAGTACCCGAACGCACCGGCACCATTCGCTGGCGCATGCGCGGACCTGAATCACACGAAAACCGGGTTATTCTGGGTTGAGAATACGGACAAGGCTCTCATGCTACCGTATTTTAACAAACCTGCAATACCTCCGGATTGTGATGCTACGTACATTAACTTCTGGTGTACTCCTGGCTCGACTGGTTTAGGATGTCCGTAA
- a CDS encoding PEP-CTERM sorting domain-containing protein, which yields MMKKLLVLMLVLGLASFASAALQLSVHTNPPGGETWDPMNPEDSEITISPSQTLLIDIWTDSPIYSGVGEGYFLLGVSVTKGVLSGGESLYPDDVQYYSGLGTDYLPAGEAGDLVAIGTFRTSASPITGTIVNTILFHCESEFDGVINLYETDWVTPTLIDSVVIHQIPEPATIALLGLGGLLLRRRK from the coding sequence ATGATGAAGAAGTTGTTAGTTTTGATGTTGGTTCTTGGGCTGGCGTCGTTTGCCAGCGCGGCCTTGCAGCTTTCGGTTCACACCAATCCTCCGGGTGGAGAGACGTGGGACCCGATGAATCCGGAGGATTCAGAGATTACTATATCACCGAGCCAGACACTACTCATTGATATCTGGACAGATAGTCCGATATATTCAGGAGTTGGCGAAGGTTACTTCCTTTTAGGGGTTTCCGTCACCAAAGGTGTCCTGTCCGGCGGCGAGAGTCTCTATCCTGATGATGTTCAGTATTATTCTGGTCTGGGCACCGATTATCTTCCGGCGGGTGAGGCCGGCGATTTGGTTGCTATTGGTACTTTCCGGACTTCGGCATCTCCGATAACAGGGACGATCGTTAACACGATTTTATTCCATTGTGAATCAGAATTTGATGGGGTAATCAATCTGTACGAGACTGATTGGGTAACGCCTACACTGATAGATTCAGTGGTCATCCATCAGATTCCAGAGCCGGCAACAATTGCATTGCTCGGCCTTGGCGGACTGCTTCTGAGACGTCGTAAATAA
- a CDS encoding PEP-CTERM sorting domain-containing protein, with protein MKKVLIISLVLVITSIANAVTWTITDEMISPTYEITASVIDALPDYQYGVVLALAVDSGGILSNFAAGPDAPPDSSFYFTLNDYGIGYLGQGEVWGMEDWDWPGEFNDGDWLTADFEFASGETSATISLYWITDSPILLTSHTVVPEPITLSLLALGGLFLRRRR; from the coding sequence ATGAAGAAGGTATTAATCATATCTTTAGTTCTTGTCATCACTTCCATAGCCAACGCCGTAACGTGGACAATCACAGACGAGATGATTAGCCCAACATACGAAATCACTGCTTCTGTAATTGACGCCCTACCAGATTATCAGTATGGCGTTGTTCTTGCTCTGGCGGTTGACAGCGGCGGTATCTTAAGCAATTTTGCCGCCGGGCCTGATGCCCCGCCCGATTCGTCCTTCTATTTTACGCTGAATGACTACGGCATAGGTTACCTCGGTCAGGGCGAGGTTTGGGGAATGGAAGATTGGGACTGGCCGGGTGAATTCAACGATGGTGACTGGCTGACCGCTGATTTTGAATTTGCATCCGGAGAAACCTCGGCGACTATTTCTCTATATTGGATAACGGATTCACCAATCCTTTTGACTTCACATACTGTGGTTCCGGAGCCGATTACATTGTCTTTGTTGGCTCTCGGCGGCCTGTTTCTTCGTCGCCGCAGATAG
- a CDS encoding type II secretion system protein, giving the protein MKKAFTLVELLIVVAILGILAAMTVPIFQNHIEKAKESAAKDNLRTLRNAIELYAAQHNGFPPGYINGTLNPVPTTVTRQLCWATTPDGVSAPRGTAGYPLGPYLPTIPKNPFNDKNTMQVLGPATLFPDPPTGAFGWIYKPSIKAIKVDDKGTDSKGVKHYDY; this is encoded by the coding sequence ATGAAAAAAGCCTTCACACTCGTGGAATTACTGATAGTGGTGGCTATTCTTGGCATCCTCGCAGCTATGACCGTGCCTATTTTTCAAAACCACATAGAGAAAGCCAAGGAATCCGCCGCAAAAGACAATCTGCGCACACTGCGAAATGCAATCGAACTCTACGCCGCCCAGCACAATGGCTTCCCACCCGGCTATATAAATGGAACACTCAACCCTGTACCAACGACTGTTACGAGACAACTATGCTGGGCAACAACTCCGGACGGGGTATCCGCACCAAGAGGAACCGCCGGCTATCCATTAGGACCATATTTACCGACAATACCCAAAAATCCATTTAATGATAAAAATACTATGCAGGTATTAGGTCCCGCTACTTTATTTCCCGACCCGCCGACGGGTGCTTTCGGCTGGATATATAAACCCTCTATAAAGGCCATCAAGGTTGATGATAAAGGCACTGACTCAAAAGGTGTTAAACATTACGATTATTAA
- a CDS encoding right-handed parallel beta-helix repeat-containing protein has protein sequence MKRILLIIVAFTLCWTQVSAETLYVSPGEYSSIQSAINDADHGDTIVVSDGTYQENINFLGKAITVRSADPNDPNVVAATTIDGSNPVDMNIGSVVTFNNGEDANSVLSGFTITSGTGSWLPIAWQLSQVCWNRCGGGVVCYNMSGPTIIKNVFSNNTAGEGGGIYIYGDPVNPNNPTDPPVHISPVITDNTFTNNSAVVAHGFNPPNNDYPVNNHGDGGAIVGFQGVDAIIKRNLIENNHADNYGGGLHFRQWANSLIEDNDIIGNDSKLGAGIHVTYTSAPNIVDNLIQANIAGPLYDLGGGGIYVYYYSNPLIERNIITQNESTNGAGIGVFWTSNPTIRNNMIINNVKGAGIRVKGGSTPIITNNTIVGNTASPSYGGGVDCLSDSAPIIKNNIIASNGDSYGIYALSTPPVIGYNNVWGNGAGNYNSVIGDQTGINGNISIIPNFIAPDSNNFALNYNSNCINTGDPNFVPVADETDYEGDPRILDQYVDMGADEVWSVWNITSNKQYETIQQAINDANDYDTIVVTVGTYTGAGNRDIDFGGKAVTVQSIDPNDPDIVASTIINCQGSQLEAHRGFSFHHGEDANSILNGLTITNGGGTLWGAIYCYGSGPAIKNCIITNNSMHDHGGGIYCGYGSNAIITNCIISFNTFTVVGYGGGIYCYKSSPIITNCIITNNSAVGSGRHGGGICCWGDQDVGGDALVANCIISGNSAGHRGGGLYAYWSNPTFVNCTVIGNKALEGGGVGSFRQSDPQVINCIVRDNIAPDGNQLALINTRRVWPTAIGTEMTVAFSDIEGGFGQACIDTGCTLNWGDGNIDIDPNFMDPGSWNDANTPDDPNDDFFITGNYHLLPISGCINAGDNSSVPLESTTDIDGEQRIFNNIVDMGADEVVTTTNLADFNSDGIVDYIDLDIMASEWLNNGSDLQSDLYDDDFVDFADYAVFAEQWLWTAAWHQ, from the coding sequence ATGAAGAGGATTTTATTAATAATTGTCGCATTTACCTTGTGCTGGACACAAGTTTCGGCAGAAACACTATATGTTTCCCCCGGAGAATACAGCAGCATCCAGTCAGCAATTAACGACGCCGATCATGGTGACACCATCGTAGTTTCAGACGGCACATATCAGGAGAATATCAACTTTCTTGGAAAAGCTATTACGGTGCGGTCTGCTGACCCGAACGACCCGAATGTAGTGGCAGCAACGACAATTGATGGTTCAAATCCTGTAGACATGAACATTGGCAGCGTAGTAACTTTCAATAACGGCGAAGACGCCAATTCGGTGCTGAGCGGCTTTACCATTACCAGCGGCACCGGTTCCTGGCTGCCAATCGCCTGGCAGTTGAGCCAAGTCTGCTGGAACCGCTGCGGCGGCGGAGTAGTCTGCTATAATATGTCAGGGCCGACTATAATCAAGAACGTTTTCTCGAATAACACAGCGGGCGAAGGCGGCGGGATTTATATTTACGGTGACCCCGTCAATCCTAATAATCCAACCGACCCGCCGGTGCATATCAGCCCGGTCATCACCGATAACACCTTCACCAATAACTCTGCCGTCGTCGCACACGGCTTCAACCCGCCCAACAATGATTACCCTGTAAACAACCATGGTGACGGCGGCGCTATCGTCGGCTTCCAAGGCGTCGATGCGATTATCAAGAGAAATCTTATTGAGAACAACCACGCTGACAACTATGGCGGAGGATTACACTTTCGACAGTGGGCCAATAGCCTGATAGAGGACAATGACATAATCGGCAACGATTCTAAACTCGGAGCAGGCATTCACGTTACTTATACCTCAGCGCCAAACATCGTGGACAACCTGATTCAAGCCAATATTGCAGGCCCCCTGTATGATTTGGGCGGCGGTGGTATTTACGTCTACTATTACTCCAATCCGCTGATCGAGCGAAATATCATTACACAAAATGAATCCACCAACGGGGCCGGCATCGGGGTATTTTGGACCAGCAACCCAACCATACGCAATAATATGATCATCAATAACGTAAAAGGCGCAGGCATAAGGGTAAAAGGCGGCTCAACACCAATTATCACCAACAACACTATAGTCGGAAATACGGCATCACCGAGCTATGGCGGCGGCGTGGACTGCCTAAGTGATTCCGCTCCAATTATTAAGAACAATATAATCGCCTCGAACGGTGACTCTTACGGCATATACGCCCTGTCCACTCCACCTGTAATAGGATACAACAACGTATGGGGAAATGGGGCTGGCAATTACAACTCTGTCATCGGCGACCAGACCGGAATCAACGGAAACATTTCCATCATTCCCAACTTCATTGCCCCGGACAGCAATAATTTTGCCCTCAACTACAACAGCAATTGCATAAATACAGGCGACCCCAATTTTGTCCCTGTCGCGGACGAAACCGACTATGAAGGCGACCCGCGAATCTTGGATCAATATGTTGATATGGGAGCTGACGAGGTCTGGTCCGTATGGAACATCACCAGCAATAAGCAATATGAAACTATTCAGCAGGCTATAAACGATGCGAATGATTATGATACTATTGTTGTTACTGTCGGCACCTACACTGGTGCGGGCAACAGAGACATAGATTTCGGCGGCAAGGCTGTAACTGTCCAGAGCATCGACCCGAACGACCCAGACATCGTCGCCTCAACTATAATCAACTGCCAGGGCAGCCAACTGGAAGCTCATCGGGGGTTTTCCTTCCACCACGGTGAAGATGCAAATTCAATCTTGAACGGCCTTACCATCACTAACGGCGGCGGCACTCTATGGGGTGCAATTTACTGCTACGGGAGCGGCCCAGCTATAAAAAACTGTATCATTACAAATAACTCTATGCACGACCACGGCGGCGGAATCTACTGCGGTTACGGCAGCAACGCAATAATCACAAATTGCATTATCAGCTTCAACACGTTCACCGTCGTCGGTTACGGCGGAGGAATATACTGCTATAAAAGCAGCCCAATAATCACGAATTGCATTATCACCAACAATTCAGCCGTAGGCTCCGGCCGTCACGGCGGAGGAATCTGCTGCTGGGGAGACCAGGATGTAGGTGGTGATGCCTTAGTTGCAAACTGTATCATAAGCGGCAACTCAGCAGGACACCGAGGCGGCGGACTCTACGCTTACTGGTCAAACCCAACCTTCGTCAACTGCACCGTCATTGGCAACAAAGCTCTGGAAGGCGGCGGTGTCGGCTCATTCAGACAAAGCGATCCGCAGGTTATAAATTGCATCGTCCGCGACAACATTGCACCGGACGGCAATCAGCTTGCTCTTATAAACACACGCCGCGTATGGCCTACCGCCATCGGCACCGAGATGACAGTCGCATTCAGCGATATCGAGGGCGGTTTCGGGCAAGCCTGTATAGACACCGGCTGCACACTCAACTGGGGCGACGGCAACATCGACATCGACCCTAATTTCATGGACCCAGGCAGTTGGAATGATGCCAACACACCTGACGACCCTAATGACGATTTCTTCATCACAGGTAACTATCACCTCCTGCCAATATCCGGCTGTATAAATGCCGGAGATAACTCATCTGTCCCGCTTGAATCTACCACCGACATAGACGGCGAACAGCGAATATTCAACAATATAGTCGATATGGGAGCCGATGAGGTAGTAACAACAACTAACCTCGCTGATTTCAATAGCGATGGCATTGTTGATTATATTGACCTTGATATAATGGCCAGCGAGTGGCTCAATAACGGCAGTGATCTTCAGAGTGATTTATATGATGATGATTTCGTAGATTTCGCTGACTATGCTGTATTCGCCGAGCAATGGCTCTGGACAGCCGCGTGGCACCAATAA